The following proteins are encoded in a genomic region of Leptospira fainei serovar Hurstbridge str. BUT 6:
- a CDS encoding TolC family protein, translated as MAGFIRKRLVAKAKVATASIDLRRTISFIGSKFLLLIIALIILFRPQSIDPQSLKTYGSRTKIPLSLDRAILIGTTNNVLLRTLESKKEITKLVITEKWREFLPKVGVQYMGLRNTNVGSLDNLYNDVRLTVQQLVFDGGEAGLQVEIARLNETLNEQDFKINAAKLKLDIQKAYLKSLAAKGKILLGRKSVEKMEEALKKAKAEFTQGLISKIQLTEVSNKVKQSQFTFLKYKNEYNQSILDLKQILSLDFHIDLELEENLFTDFIIDVPRFDTEEAVIKAINTREDIKKSQVIVKRLKNEKKIADNYWIPKVYLGGYAGKNGNDFPLKHEIYGVNFNLVLPLGSNVVQSNGNLGVQKDGTGIQTYPGFGNQTVGPGINGYESSRIQFFDNLSYSRKILEGEVQLTEALMNYKNLENQVGLEVQKSLDKVTESWEMMKIANSSVLLNWETLKISNAKLSAGQFRKEENLSSELEFLKSQQELTDSLVGYIISCYEMSFAANIDLNNKKIIRYEKGKGNSLIAALLFNRDPKSAAAMESSVP; from the coding sequence ATGGCTGGATTCATTAGAAAACGATTAGTAGCCAAAGCTAAAGTCGCTACTGCTTCGATTGATCTTAGGCGGACCATTTCGTTCATCGGCTCTAAGTTCCTTTTATTAATTATAGCACTTATAATTCTATTTCGCCCACAATCCATCGACCCTCAATCTTTAAAAACGTACGGATCTAGAACTAAAATTCCATTGAGTCTAGATAGAGCGATTTTAATCGGTACTACGAATAACGTACTGTTGCGGACACTTGAATCTAAAAAAGAAATCACTAAGTTGGTAATTACCGAAAAGTGGAGAGAATTTCTCCCGAAAGTAGGTGTCCAGTATATGGGACTCAGGAATACGAACGTTGGCTCTTTGGATAATTTATACAATGACGTTCGCTTAACGGTCCAGCAGCTCGTTTTTGACGGAGGTGAAGCCGGTCTGCAGGTAGAAATCGCCAGGCTAAACGAAACCTTGAACGAGCAAGATTTCAAGATCAACGCGGCCAAATTGAAGTTAGATATTCAAAAGGCTTATTTGAAGTCGCTCGCCGCTAAGGGAAAGATTCTTTTAGGAAGAAAATCCGTAGAGAAAATGGAAGAGGCTTTAAAAAAAGCTAAAGCGGAGTTTACCCAAGGGTTGATCTCTAAAATACAACTCACAGAAGTTTCCAATAAGGTTAAACAATCTCAATTCACTTTTTTGAAATATAAAAACGAATACAATCAGTCGATCTTGGATCTGAAACAGATACTTTCCCTTGACTTTCACATAGATCTTGAATTAGAAGAAAATCTATTTACCGATTTTATCATAGATGTTCCGCGATTCGATACAGAAGAGGCCGTCATTAAAGCCATTAATACTCGCGAGGATATAAAAAAGTCCCAAGTCATTGTCAAAAGGCTGAAGAACGAAAAGAAAATTGCGGATAATTATTGGATTCCAAAGGTTTATTTGGGGGGCTACGCCGGTAAGAACGGGAATGATTTTCCTCTAAAACACGAAATTTACGGAGTTAATTTTAATTTGGTGCTTCCGCTTGGTAGCAACGTAGTTCAATCAAACGGGAATTTGGGTGTTCAGAAAGACGGAACCGGTATTCAAACTTATCCGGGTTTTGGAAATCAGACTGTTGGCCCCGGTATCAACGGGTATGAATCTAGTCGGATTCAGTTTTTCGATAACCTCTCGTACTCGCGAAAGATTTTGGAAGGGGAAGTTCAGTTAACGGAAGCGTTGATGAATTATAAAAACCTGGAAAATCAGGTCGGTTTGGAAGTTCAAAAGAGTCTGGATAAAGTAACGGAATCCTGGGAAATGATGAAAATCGCTAATTCTAGCGTTTTGTTAAATTGGGAGACGTTAAAAATCAGCAACGCGAAACTCAGCGCCGGACAATTCCGGAAAGAAGAAAATCTAAGCTCCGAACTTGAATTCCTCAAATCGCAACAAGAACTCACGGATTCTCTAGTCGGGTATATTATCAGCTGCTATGAAATGTCATTTGCGGCTAACATAGATTTAAATAATAAAAAGATAATCAGATATGAAAAAGGTAAGGGGAATTCTCTCATAGCGGCGTTATTATTCAATCGCGATCCAAAAAGCGCAGCTGCAATGGAGTCTTCCGTTCCGTAA
- a CDS encoding OmpA family protein → MKFRAWGYYTLVLFSCFFSIGAEEKIVEGKLLQFGKLIHSGEDFIQIESNDLAPELSKYQQHTIRLLCEMKDQHCMPLRFDLSPFAEETGIHPWTLKKIPDYVSRNQYSINPTVTPDGRYLFWTVFRPQGRHGTQKIWYAEKDEKGFWKDGKEMPYPLNNDMPSAVLSALPGGNELYVFGSYDEEEQRKKLDEELELKRKEIYRDIDNDPNVSAKLDAVEKEHRKKKEALAKRVPLYKSFRENGTWSVPKIIDFPGFYNNYRKSSNPSQEVFGGSTLSSSGRVMIFSVQREDSVGKLDLYISFQKEDGTYSFGQSLGNSINTEKEEMAPFLASDDRTLYFSSDGHQGISIYVTRRIGNDWTQWTKPMEVSENLKGVNFFSIPANSKWAYVSKDGKLYMAYLPKDFRPNSVVVVNGKVSDENGNPISAEIHYESLTNFKELGVAKSDPKTGTFSLVLPYGEKYGFFAKKEGFLTVSRNLNLGISSDQEKVDVEFVLPSIAIGRQIQLNNLFFETKKFEISKESEPELNRLAELLKSNSNLKILVEGHTDNVGKKSDNQILSENRANAISEYLKVKHGINQDRVQTKGYGDSQPISSNETPEGRQKNRRVVFQIIE, encoded by the coding sequence ATGAAGTTCAGGGCATGGGGGTACTATACTTTAGTTCTTTTCTCCTGTTTTTTTTCGATTGGGGCGGAGGAGAAAATAGTAGAGGGAAAGCTTCTACAGTTCGGAAAGCTCATCCATTCCGGTGAAGACTTTATCCAAATCGAATCCAACGATCTCGCGCCGGAACTTTCAAAATACCAACAGCATACCATCCGACTTTTATGCGAAATGAAAGATCAGCATTGCATGCCATTGCGTTTCGATCTATCTCCTTTTGCCGAAGAGACCGGTATTCATCCTTGGACGTTAAAAAAAATTCCCGACTACGTAAGTCGAAATCAATATTCGATAAACCCGACAGTAACTCCCGACGGGCGCTATTTATTTTGGACCGTATTTCGGCCCCAAGGAAGGCACGGAACTCAAAAAATTTGGTACGCGGAAAAGGACGAAAAGGGTTTCTGGAAAGACGGAAAGGAAATGCCCTACCCTTTAAATAACGATATGCCGTCAGCCGTATTATCCGCTTTGCCCGGTGGAAACGAACTTTATGTCTTTGGAAGTTACGATGAAGAAGAACAAAGAAAGAAACTCGATGAAGAATTGGAACTTAAAAGAAAAGAAATATACCGGGATATCGACAACGACCCGAATGTTTCCGCAAAACTCGATGCGGTAGAAAAAGAGCATCGGAAAAAAAAAGAGGCTTTGGCCAAGCGCGTTCCTTTATACAAAAGCTTTCGCGAAAATGGCACATGGTCGGTTCCCAAAATAATAGATTTTCCCGGCTTTTATAATAACTATCGAAAAAGCAGTAACCCTTCTCAGGAAGTCTTTGGCGGTTCCACATTGTCTTCCTCCGGTAGAGTCATGATCTTCTCGGTTCAACGGGAAGATTCGGTCGGAAAACTCGATTTGTATATTAGCTTCCAAAAGGAAGACGGCACTTATTCGTTCGGGCAAAGTCTTGGAAATTCGATCAATACGGAAAAGGAAGAAATGGCCCCCTTTCTCGCAAGCGACGATCGAACTCTTTATTTTTCCAGCGACGGCCATCAAGGCATCTCGATATATGTGACTCGCAGAATAGGGAACGATTGGACTCAATGGACTAAGCCGATGGAAGTTTCGGAAAATTTGAAAGGCGTTAATTTTTTCTCGATCCCCGCCAACAGTAAATGGGCTTACGTCAGCAAAGATGGAAAATTATATATGGCGTATCTACCTAAGGATTTCCGTCCGAATTCCGTCGTCGTAGTAAACGGAAAAGTATCTGATGAAAACGGAAATCCGATTTCCGCCGAAATACATTACGAATCTTTAACTAATTTCAAGGAACTCGGCGTCGCAAAAAGCGACCCTAAAACGGGAACTTTCAGCCTAGTACTCCCTTACGGTGAGAAATACGGATTTTTTGCGAAGAAGGAAGGATTTCTTACCGTCTCTCGAAACTTGAATTTAGGAATTTCATCCGATCAGGAAAAAGTCGACGTCGAGTTCGTGTTACCTTCCATTGCGATCGGCCGACAAATTCAACTGAATAATTTATTCTTCGAAACTAAAAAATTCGAAATTTCGAAAGAGTCCGAACCGGAACTGAATCGACTTGCGGAATTATTGAAGTCGAATTCGAATTTAAAAATTCTTGTGGAAGGACATACCGACAACGTAGGTAAAAAATCGGACAATCAAATTCTTTCCGAAAATCGGGCAAATGCTATCTCGGAATATCTTAAAGTGAAACACGGAATCAACCAAGATCGAGTGCAGACCAAAGGTTACGGAGATTCTCAACCGATTTCGTCCAACGAAACCCCGGAAGGTCGACAAAAAAACCGGCGAGTCGTTTTCCAAATTATAGAATAA
- a CDS encoding lipoprotein, which yields MRRMSFILLAILVIDCSYFNTGAIRVATKREAVKSTYLLGFIENRDNHFDPFNTKNLTSMLKFELLDAGYGILVIDDYVKGDEGNPKKDLLLGAEGNKALLAGDPGHISSDLSSRLLKESEIKSVQSVTNFDFLIQGAISMGDNRRLIDKTESGIVFLEVFDKSGKIVSSINYTIEGKVLTEAELLKVICTRIIDKIDKREEKKPWWKIL from the coding sequence ATGAGACGAATGTCATTCATCTTACTTGCTATTTTGGTCATTGACTGCAGCTATTTTAATACCGGGGCAATCCGAGTTGCAACGAAACGGGAAGCAGTAAAATCCACGTATCTGCTCGGTTTCATCGAAAACAGAGATAACCATTTCGATCCATTTAATACGAAAAATTTAACTAGCATGCTTAAATTCGAATTATTGGATGCCGGTTACGGAATCTTAGTGATCGATGATTATGTAAAAGGCGATGAAGGAAACCCGAAGAAGGACCTCCTACTCGGAGCCGAAGGTAATAAAGCGTTACTAGCGGGAGACCCAGGGCATATCAGTTCGGATTTGAGTTCCAGGCTTTTAAAAGAATCGGAAATCAAATCCGTTCAAAGCGTTACGAACTTCGATTTTCTTATCCAGGGTGCGATATCGATGGGTGACAATCGTCGACTAATCGATAAGACGGAAAGTGGAATAGTCTTTTTAGAGGTCTTCGATAAATCGGGCAAAATCGTCAGTAGCATTAATTATACCATAGAAGGGAAAGTGTTAACTGAAGCGGAGCTACTGAAGGTGATTTGCACGAGGATCATAGATAAAATAGATAAGAGGGAAGAGAAGAAACCTTGGTGGAAAATACTTTAG
- a CDS encoding acyl-CoA thioesterase produces METLEILRETSNLRTHVFDVQVRRVDLDANGHVNNGTYQSYFEEARIAAISESDEDWFSGNNSEKLPSPFGSVSLEYKAELRHPNSARIVTFLPQSKTAKFEIVQEMYRQSDNVLVAVARFRSVDPEKKSRSPGYEAIKYFDHSIDIRWTDMSPENHPFLSALQYYFDDARIKSFWKVGIDLNKMNKDGIGPVIYKATIEYFDSLHFPETISVRTRFERGEKNRLVIVQDIFRENGNVHVCRGNFYGLFMNLHSKRPYRFSEEEFNKFLLNE; encoded by the coding sequence ATGGAAACTCTAGAAATTTTGCGAGAAACAAGCAATCTCCGCACGCATGTGTTTGATGTTCAGGTTCGCCGCGTCGATTTGGACGCAAACGGACATGTCAATAACGGAACCTACCAAAGCTATTTCGAGGAAGCGCGTATTGCGGCGATTTCCGAGTCGGACGAAGATTGGTTTTCCGGCAATAATTCCGAAAAATTGCCGTCTCCATTCGGATCCGTGTCTCTGGAATATAAAGCGGAGCTGCGGCATCCGAATTCGGCAAGAATCGTAACTTTTCTGCCGCAATCTAAGACGGCCAAATTTGAGATCGTTCAAGAGATGTATCGGCAATCCGACAACGTGCTTGTGGCCGTCGCTAGATTTAGATCCGTCGATCCTGAAAAGAAGTCACGATCGCCGGGATACGAAGCGATTAAATACTTCGATCACAGTATCGATATTCGATGGACGGACATGAGTCCGGAAAATCATCCGTTTCTTTCCGCCTTGCAGTATTATTTTGACGATGCGAGAATTAAGTCATTCTGGAAGGTGGGAATCGATTTAAATAAAATGAATAAAGATGGAATTGGGCCCGTAATTTATAAGGCAACCATCGAATATTTCGATTCCCTTCATTTTCCGGAGACGATTTCAGTTCGAACTAGATTTGAAAGAGGGGAAAAGAACCGGCTGGTCATCGTTCAGGATATTTTTAGGGAAAACGGAAACGTTCACGTATGTCGCGGAAATTTTTACGGTCTTTTTATGAATCTTCATTCAAAGCGTCCTTACCGCTTTTCGGAAGAAGAATTTAATAAGTTTCTCTTGAACGAATAG
- a CDS encoding Ig-like domain-containing protein: MREFINILGSMKMKRGFQKKSLLPALVILSVFGFGNCQKLSDKLLKIDPFIGETAPPKVLFSNPTTGAQNLPTSQSFSIGFSRAMNVNSCQTAFTMSPATSGFFSNTNGLILTFSPTAALNPGTYTFTLTKSCEDPNGMDIENPFSASVAVGGSASGGSLGSNPTVTNMYVYAGTTSACNTAGASLTDFLNGSVLNACMGDPNQNQIIINFSRAMDPNSTNSAISISPSVSGSFVWSSGSILTFTPDNALALNQRYTFTVGGSAADSGGILMKQSVQGSFLVGSGNATPTVTSLTVLTGSQAGCQAGIGTASNILTSNVTNACLGDPTTNTVVFNFGLPMNTQSVQNAISFSPAISGSYTWSNGNQTLTLVSDSTLGFGTRYTVAIGTGALSANLVPLQQAIGASFVAGGINPSPSVQSVGLVSQPGCATSFPGSGSSTGGNWSMGFCWWDYSQQILSPSAYQFRGGDDGLNDAAACADQTTDDFRIIFNNYMDARTTMNAISLNRITGTSTVIRLATWVWRDCQLSFPYGCRVLDLEFSEIESSCGGSSAFGASGDYNMTRAGFDFTSAIPYTVIATDPNGPVYTLQVANSATDVNGRQLLTPFSFSFVSQ, encoded by the coding sequence ATGAGAGAATTTATAAATATTTTAGGGTCTATGAAAATGAAACGAGGATTTCAAAAAAAGAGCTTATTGCCGGCTCTCGTTATTTTATCGGTGTTTGGTTTCGGGAATTGTCAAAAGCTTTCGGATAAATTATTGAAAATCGACCCTTTTATCGGGGAGACGGCGCCTCCCAAAGTTCTATTTAGCAATCCTACTACAGGCGCACAGAATTTGCCTACGAGCCAATCATTTTCGATCGGTTTCAGTCGAGCTATGAATGTCAATAGTTGCCAAACCGCTTTTACCATGTCTCCCGCTACCTCCGGTTTTTTCAGCAATACGAACGGTCTTATTCTCACATTTTCTCCGACTGCAGCGCTAAATCCGGGAACCTATACGTTTACACTGACGAAGTCTTGCGAAGATCCCAACGGTATGGACATCGAGAACCCGTTTAGCGCTTCCGTAGCGGTAGGAGGTTCCGCTTCGGGCGGTTCTTTAGGTTCGAATCCGACTGTAACCAACATGTACGTCTATGCAGGAACTACATCTGCTTGCAATACGGCTGGCGCTTCTCTAACCGACTTTCTTAATGGGTCCGTCTTGAATGCGTGTATGGGGGACCCAAACCAAAACCAAATCATTATCAATTTTTCGAGAGCAATGGATCCCAACTCGACAAATTCCGCAATATCGATTAGTCCCAGTGTTTCAGGGAGTTTTGTCTGGTCATCCGGGAGCATTCTCACATTTACTCCGGATAACGCGCTAGCGTTGAACCAAAGGTATACGTTTACTGTTGGCGGAAGTGCGGCGGATAGTGGTGGAATCTTGATGAAACAAAGCGTGCAAGGAAGCTTTTTAGTCGGTTCCGGAAATGCGACACCGACTGTAACTTCACTCACAGTATTAACCGGTTCTCAGGCAGGCTGCCAGGCAGGTATCGGAACCGCGTCGAATATTCTGACAAGTAACGTTACGAACGCTTGTTTAGGCGATCCCACAACCAATACGGTCGTTTTCAATTTCGGATTACCGATGAACACGCAGAGTGTGCAAAACGCGATTTCGTTTTCCCCGGCAATTTCAGGTAGCTATACTTGGTCGAACGGAAATCAAACACTTACGCTCGTTTCGGATTCTACGTTAGGATTCGGAACCCGTTATACGGTCGCCATCGGAACCGGCGCATTGAGTGCAAATCTCGTTCCATTGCAGCAAGCGATCGGCGCCTCTTTTGTCGCAGGCGGAATCAATCCGTCTCCGTCGGTCCAGTCAGTAGGTTTAGTTAGTCAACCCGGTTGTGCAACGTCGTTTCCCGGTTCCGGTAGTTCCACTGGCGGGAATTGGTCGATGGGTTTTTGTTGGTGGGATTACTCACAGCAGATCCTTTCTCCTAGCGCATATCAGTTCCGCGGAGGAGACGACGGTCTTAATGATGCGGCCGCTTGCGCAGATCAAACAACGGATGATTTCCGAATCATATTCAATAATTATATGGACGCTCGCACGACGATGAATGCGATTTCCTTAAACCGGATTACCGGGACTTCCACGGTAATCCGGTTGGCTACATGGGTCTGGAGGGATTGTCAACTTTCCTTTCCTTACGGGTGTCGAGTGCTGGATTTGGAATTCTCGGAGATCGAATCCAGCTGCGGGGGCAGCAGTGCCTTCGGCGCATCGGGCGATTATAATATGACAAGGGCCGGGTTCGACTTTACGAGTGCTATTCCTTACACCGTAATTGCGACCGATCCGAACGGTCCCGTTTATACCCTACAAGTGGCAAATTCGGCGACGGACGTTAATGGAAGACAATTACTTACTCCTTTCTCGTTCTCATTCGTGAGTCAATGA
- a CDS encoding Lcl domain-containing protein produces MLSQLFSAHPNSNPFSVGQTINLNGNAGPQALGTVVDPSNAGTAVGIALQGSGIPVLIILYNSAGNPYAVDVNGDGNPDYFLCTTQGVVTLRTGGACTGNQVIVFPGQGYDTNGDGVPDNLILSSVASDVVSPSSVISPNPGIYGGSRTVTVVCSDNIAPGNIIYTLDGTVPNFIPLIGKVMDPAATSFTIGSAGDGTYTVKYFCRDLAGNSESTIHTAVYQVNHNIPNVTITSALSSSSISINVGTLNSASLSWQSNQTGTYSLRQNATGCSDGTVISSGSVTANTPITSSILANQLTVGLNSMYLCVTAGLTGFLSFNISRDDTPPSINLNPGAGTFGTSPQNISFACVDSSSCTIVYTTDGSTPFIDPITGVVGNGLAYSNSPVSLTSGTTTLKYLARDAAGNLSSVGTSTYTINSAVATITANSYSPSSKSINASVSSTMTITWQSDLAGTYQILIGTSNCTSGGTLATGTNVGGNATAGTPIVSVLNNSNFSNGNNSVLICVANASLAPQYGSLSTTIVKDGILPTIQSSTPSNNSLGVASSSSRISIVFSESMNTNASQLPSSYLNACPASQSGTVYFEADIYDGTSLNCADVTANFTWLNSGTTLQIDLSWISFPENTKIQVTIPASSLTDVAGNALATAAQITFTTAPSPNKFGILTTGQGACWDVNGNPVPCSSTGQDGALQTGTARSYQVTTTANTSITTDSSTGLIWKTCQMDWEIHTGACTKSATPIGPWTYSVDTSGTPTKYSALNACASLNSSSYAGINTWRLPTLAELATILKYGSGVSPALDTSAFTNPTSGQASNYWVNLWTGTGNFSNPYFSWIVNLSDGSISPVTKPNSNAIMCVSAQNSNATSHTFSVNSGGGFVTDNGTGLIWELCTAGLSGSNCSSGTATTYTWQNALNRCNALTTAGKTWRLPNVNELRSIADYSKSNPSIDSITFPATVSSYYWTSTSYAQSPSNAWYVYFNNGQMNPFTSKGSTYYVRCVTN; encoded by the coding sequence GTGCTTAGCCAGCTTTTTTCGGCCCACCCGAATTCTAACCCGTTCTCGGTCGGCCAAACAATAAATTTGAATGGAAATGCGGGGCCGCAAGCCTTAGGAACCGTCGTCGATCCAAGCAATGCCGGGACGGCAGTGGGAATCGCCTTACAGGGTTCAGGAATTCCCGTACTCATCATCTTATATAATTCTGCAGGAAATCCCTATGCAGTCGATGTCAATGGGGATGGTAATCCGGACTATTTCTTGTGCACTACCCAAGGGGTCGTTACGTTGCGGACCGGCGGAGCTTGTACCGGAAATCAAGTTATAGTTTTTCCTGGCCAAGGATATGATACGAATGGTGATGGAGTTCCCGATAATTTAATTCTTTCTTCGGTTGCGTCCGACGTAGTTTCTCCCAGTAGCGTGATTTCGCCTAATCCGGGAATTTATGGCGGTAGTAGAACGGTAACTGTAGTTTGTTCGGATAATATTGCACCCGGTAATATTATCTATACTCTCGACGGAACGGTTCCTAACTTTATTCCTTTGATCGGTAAGGTAATGGATCCTGCCGCAACGAGTTTTACGATCGGCAGTGCGGGAGATGGGACCTATACGGTTAAATATTTTTGTCGCGATTTAGCAGGGAATTCCGAATCGACGATTCATACGGCCGTATATCAAGTAAATCATAATATACCTAACGTAACGATAACTAGTGCATTGAGTTCTTCGAGCATCAGCATTAATGTTGGAACCCTTAATTCCGCCAGTTTATCATGGCAATCAAACCAAACTGGAACTTATAGTTTAAGACAAAATGCGACCGGATGTTCAGACGGCACTGTCATTAGTTCGGGTAGCGTAACCGCGAACACTCCGATCACATCGTCGATTTTAGCGAATCAGCTTACTGTCGGATTAAATTCTATGTATCTCTGTGTAACGGCCGGGTTAACGGGATTTCTTTCCTTCAATATAAGTCGCGACGATACTCCTCCTTCCATTAACTTGAATCCGGGAGCTGGTACGTTCGGAACCTCCCCGCAGAATATATCTTTTGCTTGTGTCGATTCCAGCTCTTGTACGATAGTTTATACGACGGACGGATCCACACCGTTTATCGATCCGATTACAGGCGTAGTAGGAAACGGTTTAGCTTATTCAAATTCGCCCGTTTCCTTAACCTCGGGAACGACGACGCTAAAATATCTCGCGAGGGATGCTGCAGGTAATCTTTCTTCAGTCGGGACAAGCACTTATACTATCAATTCTGCCGTAGCCACAATAACAGCTAACTCATACTCACCTTCGAGCAAGTCGATCAATGCTTCGGTAAGTTCGACAATGACGATTACTTGGCAATCGGATCTCGCAGGTACATATCAAATTTTAATTGGGACTTCGAATTGTACGTCCGGAGGAACGTTAGCTACAGGTACTAATGTTGGTGGTAATGCAACGGCAGGAACCCCGATAGTATCCGTGCTTAATAATTCGAATTTTTCAAACGGAAATAATTCGGTGCTTATCTGCGTGGCAAACGCAAGTTTGGCGCCTCAGTATGGAAGCTTGAGTACTACAATCGTTAAAGACGGTATCCTTCCTACCATTCAATCTTCGACTCCATCAAATAATTCACTAGGGGTTGCCAGTTCCAGTTCCAGGATTTCGATCGTTTTTAGCGAAAGTATGAATACGAACGCATCGCAATTACCTTCTTCTTATTTAAATGCCTGCCCTGCTTCTCAGTCTGGTACCGTTTATTTTGAAGCCGACATATATGACGGTACCTCTCTAAATTGCGCGGACGTAACTGCCAACTTTACTTGGTTAAATTCAGGCACCACTCTTCAAATCGATTTGTCATGGATCTCATTTCCTGAAAATACAAAGATTCAAGTTACGATTCCAGCATCAAGTTTAACGGACGTAGCGGGGAATGCGCTGGCGACCGCCGCTCAGATTACTTTTACCACCGCTCCGAGCCCGAATAAATTCGGAATTTTAACGACAGGTCAGGGGGCTTGCTGGGACGTAAACGGGAATCCGGTTCCTTGCAGTAGTACGGGACAGGACGGCGCTCTGCAAACTGGAACCGCTAGAAGCTACCAAGTTACGACGACGGCGAACACTTCTATTACGACGGATTCTTCCACGGGATTAATTTGGAAGACTTGTCAAATGGACTGGGAAATTCACACGGGAGCTTGCACAAAAAGTGCGACCCCAATCGGACCTTGGACTTATTCCGTCGACACTAGCGGAACCCCAACGAAATACTCAGCCCTAAACGCTTGCGCTTCTTTAAATTCAAGTTCTTATGCCGGGATTAATACATGGAGATTGCCAACTTTGGCCGAATTGGCAACTATTCTGAAATACGGCTCCGGAGTTAGTCCCGCCTTAGACACTAGCGCATTCACGAATCCGACAAGCGGCCAAGCTAGCAATTATTGGGTAAATCTTTGGACAGGAACCGGAAATTTTAGTAATCCGTATTTCTCTTGGATCGTTAATTTGTCTGACGGCTCCATTTCTCCCGTTACGAAACCGAATTCAAATGCCATCATGTGCGTATCGGCTCAAAATTCAAACGCGACATCCCATACATTTTCAGTAAATTCGGGAGGAGGATTCGTTACGGATAATGGAACCGGATTGATTTGGGAATTATGTACGGCAGGTTTAAGTGGTTCAAATTGTTCTAGCGGAACGGCGACTACATATACTTGGCAAAACGCTTTAAATCGATGCAATGCCCTGACGACCGCCGGAAAAACATGGAGATTGCCCAACGTTAACGAACTCCGATCAATCGCTGATTATTCCAAAAGTAATCCTTCGATCGATTCAATTACCTTTCCAGCGACAGTTTCTTCCTACTACTGGACTTCGACTTCTTATGCACAATCGCCCTCTAATGCTTGGTACGTTTACTTTAATAACGGCCAAATGAATCCGTTTACTTCCAAAGGAAGTACGTATTATGTTCGTTGTGTAACGAACTGA
- a CDS encoding tetratricopeptide repeat protein has product MENTLVTSFRIRSRRVPIGLLIVASLFLFNQCGPDEKKLEEKYNKAQGLFWANKRVEAAKLLKEVYDAKPDYKDVSFTLGRAYYFDMKFQDALKCFTEAYDKDRENLTPLLWIIKTQFAAGIRDKSLFDNIQSFAKRDAGNIELLFMNGRLLEESGKTDQAIQSYNQVVLQTLPLALAHKRLAEIYKKANITQKANFHQRKFENLTSKE; this is encoded by the coding sequence GTGGAAAATACTTTAGTTACATCATTTAGAATTAGATCGAGAAGGGTGCCGATCGGTTTACTTATCGTTGCGTCGTTATTTCTTTTTAACCAGTGCGGCCCCGACGAAAAGAAATTAGAAGAAAAATATAATAAAGCTCAGGGGCTTTTTTGGGCGAATAAAAGAGTGGAGGCTGCTAAGCTTTTAAAGGAAGTTTACGATGCCAAACCCGATTATAAAGACGTCTCTTTTACGTTGGGCAGAGCCTATTATTTCGATATGAAGTTCCAGGATGCCTTAAAGTGTTTTACCGAAGCATACGACAAGGATCGTGAGAATTTAACTCCTTTGCTATGGATTATAAAAACCCAATTTGCGGCGGGAATTCGAGATAAATCTCTTTTCGATAATATTCAGTCTTTTGCGAAACGCGATGCCGGTAATATCGAGCTGCTTTTTATGAACGGCCGTTTGCTGGAAGAATCCGGAAAGACGGATCAGGCGATTCAAAGTTATAACCAAGTCGTTTTACAAACACTTCCGCTGGCATTGGCTCACAAAAGATTGGCGGAAATTTACAAAAAAGCAAATATTACGCAAAAAGCAAATTTTCACCAACGAAAGTTCGAAAACCTCACTTCGAAAGAATAG